TCCATTCATTGTGACCAGCAATTTCCAGGACTATACGTGCACCAAATTCTCTCCACCCTTTGACCCCCCCAAGAGTAATCAACACATTTGAATTGCAAGCTAGTAACTCAATATTTCTCTGCGAACCACCACAACTATCTGCATTCTTCTTCTCACTAGCTCTTCTAATTCTTTTATACGGAAGAGTTCGGGGGCTGTGATTTTTGTGCATTGAACTGAAGTCATAACCTCCATATGGCAGTGTGTACTGCACCTGCGTTCGAGGTCTCTTTGGGCCATTGCCAAATCCACCCCCTGTAAAATTGGCCTTGCCATCAACCCATACAGGTGAAATTTCTCCAAAAGGAGAAGAACTAGAGCTGTTTCTTTTACGATGTGGCAAACCTCCTGGGCCTGAAGGGTTGGGACTATGGACAATGAGATCACCCGTTCCAGTAATATTAGAGCTCCGTACCACATCACTTGTAACAGTATGATTTGGGCTGGAAGTCAGGTCATCACCGGTATTCAGACTCAAATGAGACGCCTCTCCCACGATAATTTCTTTTCCATCAGATAGTCCCTCAACTTGGTCAGATGATGGAATTACAACACTCATCCCCACCAAACCAGAATGGCATCGAGCATTAGACAAGCGGTGAGATAAATTCTTAGAATGTCTTCTCCCTGGAGATCCAACGAACTGGTCCAATACTTGATCATCAGATTCCAAATTGTTTGACACAACAGTCACATCAGACGTGTCCAATTCAGAACGTTTGGCGGTGAAAGAGCTCCGGGAAACATCTAATTGACAATTTTGAGATGACTTCAATGGAACACGTGTACTCCCCAGCTGTTGTTTACATGCCAAACTTCCCAGCTGCCGTTCAGCAAATGATGACCCTCCAGCAGAACTAGCTCCAGTAAATGAAGTTTCTGCATTATCCTCAGACCCAGCGATCTCAGAGCTCTTCACCCGGCTGCCATCATTTTTAACTGGCTGGGAAGCATTTATAGAACTATAATCCTGAAGGCTAACACAGGCAAAGTTGTGTTCCATGAGTAACCTAAGATGTAGACATATGAAGAAAGTGGGTGCAGCAGCAAATGAAAGAGCAAAAGGAGGAACTCTTCCAAGCTTCATTGCAGAACTAAGAGTAGAACTAGTAAACCTTGCACTGCAACACTCTGTCGAGGTGCCTTTGGGGAGACAATCTGGCACAAACTTCTTCTGCAAGTATATAACATATGGATGTAAAGAACAAAATAGTAAAATCTAGAAAGATGGaagggaaaaaataaagaacagcagaaagaagaaaaaggagaaatatCATACAATCCTACCAATATTCTATAGAATTAAGAACAGTAAGTACCTTAATAAGACAGATcagaaagaagaacaaaaaagatATAGCAACCGTACACATCACATTGAGAACAAGAAATACCTTAAATGAGGAAGGGTCTGCATGAGCGTTGAACTGCAACTGGTCACTTCTGCAATTGAGGGACTTGATATTCTCATATGAGCACTCAGACAGAGGCAGCTGCCTAGCAAGCAAACTACGTTTCTGAAGCTTGGAGTCCAGGTGTAaccattttgagtttttgagtttGGAGAAACAGGAAAATGCAAAAGATTGCTGCTTCCTAGAATCCTGAATAGAAGACAGCCTAAACCTTACTGAAGTTACAGGTAACTGAAGACTTTCATACCTCCACTCTTCATCAGTTTGATTGAATAATGTTaggacaaagaaaataaacGCCACGGCATGGTTGAGGCAACACTCAAATAAAAGAAACCTGAGTCCGACTACATTATCAACAAAAAGCatctctaaaaaaaaagttggccACCTTATCATAATGGCACCATGCTGCAGTAGCAAAACAGAGCGAGATAACCAACTCTGTTCTGCTTCAAGCAGCAACAAAGGCAAAACGGGTAGGCATATTTCCACCCTGAATTGCTTAGCTTCTAGCAATGGCCTGTGTAACCTTAGCACCCCTTCATCATCAATTGCAGACAGAAACTTCTCACTCTGAGGGCCAGGGATGCACCTAACACTGGATTTGTAGTTCTGTAATTCATCCACAACTGGTGCTACAGAAACAGTAGGTATATCAGCTACATAAGCTTTGTCAGCTTCATACACAGGAAGTCCATCCATCTTACGGAAACGTTTTCGAACATAAACAACAGGTTTTCCATCATTGGGGCTGCTATGACTTTCGACAAAAGAATTCTCAGCCATGCTATGATCAATCAGTTTCTCTGGCAATAGAACATCATTATCTGTCCTGCCTATACAGCTGTTCAAGGAACCTAAATTCCAGCCTGTGCCGTCAGTTTTGACATGCACCGGTGATGACACAACAGGTGTAGAGAACTGTAATGTTTTCTGTTTCTTCAATGTCCTGGAAGGAGAAGACTTTACTCGACGAGATGATCGAGCCAACCAAGATATAATGGGCTCAGAGTCCAGACAGTTACCTTGGTGGCTGTCATCATCTACGACCAAGTCAAGTTTTCTTTCGTCAATGCTTTCTGTAGCATTTGCAGATTTTCTGACTTTCCTTTTTCCCGGTACCTCCCCAGGGAAAAGCAAAAGTTTAAACCTCTCACTTTCTAGGTTTATCCATTCCTCATCTCGATCATCATATTTAACATGATGGAGTTTCCTCTCTGGATCGTAATCATtcaaaagaccataataccaaCTCTCATCCAATGGCCAGAAGACTTTAATCCTTCGGTTCAATAGCCAGTAAGCATCCAAGTCCCTAGGAAGAACTTCATAGAAATGACGGCGTTTCCTAGAAATACCCCTCTCTTTGAGATTCTGTCTTGGTCGTAGTACTCTGCTAGCAGTATCAACTGATACAGATTCTGATCCAGTCAAGGAATTCCCCTCCCGACTAACAAAATCCTGACCAGAAGTGAGTAAAGAAGATAATCGTTCAGCAGATTGCGATGCTGAAGATCTGCTTTTTGAAGAAAACCCTGTACAACTAGGGTCAAATCTCGACGACAGCATCATGCATGCATTCTGCTCAAGGTTcacctcatcatcatcattcagAGAACCTTGACGAAAGCTTTCTAAATTATCTCCAGATGGTACATCATTCTTTACAGATTTTCTACTCCTAGATGACGAATCCTTTCTCTTGTTACGAGTACTCAGGTGCTTTCCAGAAGATGTTTCACCATTATTTACAGCTACATGACCATCTTCTTTAACATGCCGACTTGAACTTaccttatcttttttcttttctcggGAATCGTCAACACTTCTCTTTCTCTTTACCTTGAGAGTAACACCATTGCCGGCTGAATGACTAGGTAATTTAGAACTCCGTTCATCACTTTTAGCTTCTCCGCCAGACAAAGCACACTCTTTTGGAAGCTGATCACCCTCAGTTTTGTCAAGTTCACCTTCTATCTTGTCATTTCCAATGACAGAAGTCTGAACCTTCGATAACTGCAAAGCTCGACCGTTATTAAACTTACTTCGCCCCACAAAACCACGTGGTCGCCTTGGAATAGCATTACCATTAATATCTAACTTAAGAGAAAATCCACTCAGCTGATTGCTGTAATCCAATCCTTTCTCCAACTTCGATGATGATAACCGCGATTCAGCTGGCCCGACACTATCCCCATTCACATGATCCTCGTCCTTACTACTCCTACTCTTTTTACCAGATGGCTCAGGCTTGTCCAATGACACCTCTTTTatactctttctcttctttttcttcttcttcttcgtagCATCAACATCACTCTCCCCAACAGAAACCTTCCCCTTCTTCAAATCCCCAGACTTATATAGTGTCTGCAAATCCAAAGACCTTTGTTTCTTCGAATTCTCTATAGAACTACCACCAGATTTCTCTTCTACACCACTTTCCATCTACAGTAATCACTTAATCCCAATAAAACAACCACTTCTCCAAATTTCATATCCTATCACACATCATTTTCACACACAAACACATGCTTCCAGATCTGTTAACCACAATTCCACAACAAAATactaaatcaaacacaaaacccccttcaaattaaacaaaaaaacacaaaaactgtATGCATCATTTCCTCTCAACTCAAttgattacatcaaaatcaataaattcACGTACCTTTACCTCGGAATTATCGAAAATGACGAAGATCCACCACATGCAAGAGGATGAATTCTAGGGCTCCGATCAGAGAAATTGAGGGATTGTGATTTGGTCCGATTTGAAACCCTAactgatttttatctttttaaaataataaattttccGAAATAATaagtatcacttttttttttaaccctaACAAAAAATACCAAATGTTAGAAATAAAACCCTCTAGGGTTCCTTTTGGCTTTTACAATTTTAGGCCGAAAATCTgattctttttaataaaaatatttgttatatttttaataaatgttgCCACGTGGTCCTATTTATCACCGTCGATGATTTTTTAACGGTGGATGATTGGCTTTTTTGGTAGGGAAATTCGAGAAAATATAATGACATAATAACAATGCATGGCAAGATCTGAACcgtttaaattttattgatggTGGAGATTGGCTTTATTTAAAACGTATTGACGGTTCAGATTAGATGCTGGTTGGAATGGACGGCttggattaaatattatttgggaaaaGTTCAGTAATTAATGTAATGGTTTTTACTTTTATGGCTAACGAAAATGGGCATATTATTGACGGCAAATTACAGAAAAGACCATGGTTATTTTTACTGACGTACCATAAAGATTTAGGAAAGTACAGGCTGTCATTGCCTGCCACGGGGAAATTCATAAAGTGACCTAAGTTTTATTGCAATTACTTATTActtattgtttcataatgtatcgtattgtattgtaatatattgtatatataatgtttgaataaattataCCATTTTACATCATTACATAATGTGTCGCATCTACAATTTGGATGATATACCTAAAAAAACACGTGATAGAACTACTAAAAAGataggtaaaaataaaatatgattattgaataataagtaaagacaaaatgagaagaaaatattaggTAATGATACGATCAAATCAAATCGATTGTTACACGGAATAAAAGTTTTTGCTATTACTTGACGATGAATTTAAATGATATGATATAATAAGatttaaataacaatcaaaataaacatGTATTTGACTAACAAAACAATATAATAGGCAAATTAACCCTCCAAAGAAGGTGTTACCCCTTCAACATTTACTCCAAACTACATCGGGTATGGGttttaatcaataataaatgaaataaaactaTAAATCTCTTTGTTTTGATTTCTATGTATTTGATAATAAGAAATAAGTTTGGGGGCGGGGGGCGGGGGGGACGTTAAGATttgtgttttaaaatattttataatatttatgtgaaaataagaattttaaattttatgatcttatatatatactataagttataatatttatataactaTAAAAGATTGTGCTTAATTggctaaaaataatatttttgtataaacagaaacaaagaaaattgtaattaaatagatttaaaaaattatgatcttaaatatacctacattataatatttgtataattataaaagATTGTGATTGgccaaaaataatattgtcgTATAGACGGAAACAAAAAAAGTtgtaattgtatataatattaTGAGTAAGTGAGAAAAGTTTTAATGaaaatacattaattatttatttattgatttgatataaatatcatGTGTGAATAGTGTTTAAATTATTTGGTAGCTagttatgaaaaatattatacatatattagatACCGCATAAGTAATATCATATTTGGTAGTTGGTTAGGActatatatcaaattaatacgGTCTTTGATTTACAATTTGGAAATCTATTgaattaatacatgtataagttgTGAGGGAATTTATGTGTAATTTTATGCACGATAGAAAATGGAATAAGTTGTACGTACATGAATAACCAAAACATGCAAAAGTAATCtctgcataaaataatacataaattttcttatatttttttataaattaataatacgTGTATAATTCTATTAACTACCAAACAAATATGTCTTTCCTGTCCAACTTTAGCCCATGTTTGATATTAGCTTAAGATTTATCTTAAACAATCTCTCAATCTTGTAAAGATAGGAATAAAATCAACATACATTTTGTACTTCCTCAAAATTCATTTATAGAATCACATTAATATATTgctattgttgttttattggATAGTGTCAGGGTGATTTTTATTTAAGGAGAATTAATTAACaagtttttttgaaaagaagaaattaataattgagtaacaaataataatagtagACTATATATTTTGATCCAGAAGTTATTTCTTGATCTAGCTGCAAAGATGGAGCATCATCTGTAAATAATTACAGTACAcatatataaatcaattatatatatatagcatatattatttaattaatttccttAATTTAGTTAcgatatttgttttaaatttcaatcCTCTAAAGATGTGTtcaatatgaagaaaaatatttataattaaaaaaaaataggaagatAAGTgagttagtttattttatttttgtatttgatacacaagtaaaaaatattatcttaaacgtatttatatattatgtaatcTAAACAAATAGTATGAAAATAGAGATGAAAGTAGGAATGACGGAAAAGCTATGTTATACAGTGGATAGTGGCGGAACCACTTTATGCTCCGTCACTTATGCTAAGACATGTTAAATGTCATTCATTTGCCAAAAAACTACGTTATTTAGCTAGGTgtcagaattttaattttatgtgcGGCATATGAGAGGATAACTTTAATAAGATAAAGGTAAAAGAGAGTTGAAAAGGCAGACATAACGCAATTTTAGGTTATCAAAAATA
This genomic stretch from Solanum stenotomum isolate F172 chromosome 10, ASM1918654v1, whole genome shotgun sequence harbors:
- the LOC125841560 gene encoding uncharacterized protein LOC125841560, with translation MESGVEEKSGGSSIENSKKQRSLDLQTLYKSGDLKKGKVSVGESDVDATKKKKKKKRKSIKEVSLDKPEPSGKKSRSSKDEDHVNGDSVGPAESRLSSSKLEKGLDYSNQLSGFSLKLDINGNAIPRRPRGFVGRSKFNNGRALQLSKVQTSVIGNDKIEGELDKTEGDQLPKECALSGGEAKSDERSSKLPSHSAGNGVTLKVKRKRSVDDSREKKKDKVSSSRHVKEDGHVAVNNGETSSGKHLSTRNKRKDSSSRSRKSVKNDVPSGDNLESFRQGSLNDDDEVNLEQNACMMLSSRFDPSCTGFSSKSRSSASQSAERLSSLLTSGQDFVSREGNSLTGSESVSVDTASRVLRPRQNLKERGISRKRRHFYEVLPRDLDAYWLLNRRIKVFWPLDESWYYGLLNDYDPERKLHHVKYDDRDEEWINLESERFKLLLFPGEVPGKRKVRKSANATESIDERKLDLVVDDDSHQGNCLDSEPIISWLARSSRRVKSSPSRTLKKQKTLQFSTPVVSSPVHVKTDGTGWNLGSLNSCIGRTDNDVLLPEKLIDHSMAENSFVESHSSPNDGKPVVYVRKRFRKMDGLPVYEADKAYVADIPTVSVAPVVDELQNYKSSVRCIPGPQSEKFLSAIDDEGVLRLHRPLLEAKQFRVEICLPVLPLLLLEAEQSWLSRSVLLLQHGAIMIRWPTFFLEMLFVDNVVGLRFLLFECCLNHAVAFIFFVLTLFNQTDEEWRYESLQLPVTSVRFRLSSIQDSRKQQSFAFSCFSKLKNSKWLHLDSKLQKRSLLARQLPLSECSYENIKSLNCRSDQLQFNAHADPSSFKKKFVPDCLPKGTSTECCSARFTSSTLSSAMKLGRVPPFALSFAAAPTFFICLHLRLLMEHNFACVSLQDYSSINASQPVKNDGSRVKSSEIAGSEDNAETSFTGASSAGGSSFAERQLGSLACKQQLGSTRVPLKSSQNCQLDVSRSSFTAKRSELDTSDVTVVSNNLESDDQVLDQFVGSPGRRHSKNLSHRLSNARCHSGLVGMSVVIPSSDQVEGLSDGKEIIVGEASHLSLNTGDDLTSSPNHTVTSDVVRSSNITGTGDLIVHSPNPSGPGGLPHRKRNSSSSSPFGEISPVWVDGKANFTGGGFGNGPKRPRTQVQYTLPYGGYDFSSMHKNHSPRTLPYKRIRRASEKKNADSCGGSQRNIELLACNSNVLITLGGVKGWREFGARIVLEIAGHNEWRIAVKFSGITKYSYKVHNVLQPGSTNRFTHAMMWKGGKDWVLEFPDRSQWMLFKELHEECYNRNIRAASVKNIPIPGVRLIEEIEDYASEVSFIRSSPKYYRQAESDVEMAMDPSRILYDMDSEDEQWLSKNNFSCSGESKHEEISDEFFEKAMDMFEKVAYARHRDHFAPNELEELMVGVGPMEVVKSIHEHWQNKRQKNGMALVRHLQPPLWERYQQQLKEWEQAMSNASFGFASVCQKKAASMEKPPMSAFCLKPRGLEVPNKGSKQRSQRKISVSGHNHVVSRDQDGLHPFGRRSNGYSHGDEMIMYPSHEYSDGSPMLHASPRVFSPREASGFGFFSLNSDVSDWNQPKFYRNKPKKIGSFHSHSNQHMVAVNDQRTVVKRNGVHRWNMSLPGRSNKKHYRPEGSRGSAIEQFDSSDLHEFRLRDASGAAQHALNVAKLKREKAQRLLYRADLAIHKAVVALMTAEAIKAAAESANGDG